A genomic region of Caenorhabditis elegans chromosome V contains the following coding sequences:
- the T07F10.3 gene encoding RRM domain-containing protein (Confirmed by transcript evidence): MEQDEEHSSPTRSTSSNSDEPTETIESGDQFDVNEPIPTIETLEPVIISAASVQQLPAISLSGNNAQRTLWIGDVPTDWTEETLSQVFTECGHAPYKVKRVYVKDELKGYCFIEFITFDEARQTLYDLNGNRIPGFKDIRFNLCFANDSYNPNSEFNLHVSSVPDDMADAELYRIFDKYQSCRGAKMFRFVDGSSKGSGFVRFGNQTDQQMALVEMHRTKVGGCRIILKLAGSRGERLDRGESRQFKSQRNDRRRDEKSGQYRNGTAVPQQTQVYDAYGNPVVVPVDKNIYGTDHPWGPFPDDPDLDSIIGLDLLTTKYRPQIANKRLMIDTDQFMLDLESSRWSSIAFNTNIKKEDFEKRITDNPWTAVP, from the exons atggaACAAGACGAAGAACACTCATCGCCAACACGCTCGACTTCTTCAAACTCGGACGAGCCTACAGAAACAATAGAATCAGGCGATCAATTCGATGTTAATGAACCGATTCCAACAATTGAAACGCTTGAGCCTGTTATTATTTCCGCAGCTTCAGTTCAACAATTACCTGCGATTTCTCTTTCCGGTAACAATGCTCAGAGAACACTTTGGATCGGTGATGTGCCAACAGATTGGACCGAGGAAACGTTATCTCAAGTTTTCACA GAATGTGGACACGCTCCGTACAAAGTTAAACGAGTTTATGTCAAGGACGAA CTCAAAGGATACTGTTTCATAGAGTTTATAACCTTTGATGAAGCACGTCAAACACTTTATGATTTGAATGGAAACCGAATTCCAGGATTTAAAGATATTCGATTCAATTTGTGTTTTGCAAACGACAGTTACAACCC aaactctGAATTCAATCTCCACGTCTCGAGTGTACCTGATGATATGGCAGATGCCGAATTATatagaatttttgacaaatatcAATCGTGTCGCGGTGCCAAAATGTTCCGATTTGTCGATGGATCATCCAAAGGATCTGGTTTTGTAAGATTTGGAAATCAAACTGATCAGCAGATGGCACTAGTCGAAATGCATCGAACAAAAGTCGGAGGTTGTAGAATTATATTGAAATTGGCAGGATCTCGTGGCGAACGTCTCGATCGAGGGGAATCGAGGCAATTCAAATCGCAGCGAAACGATAGAAGAAGAGACGAAAAATCTGGTCAG tATCGAAACGGCACAGCAGTTCCCCAGCAAACGCAGGTTTACGATGCATATGGAAATCCAGTAGTTGTTCCTGtggataaaaatatttatggaACTGATCATCCATGGGGACCATTTCCCGACGATCCAGATTTGGATTCAATTATTGGGCTCGATCTTCTCA ccaccaAATATCGTCCTCAAATCGCTAACAAACGTCTCATGATTGACACGGATCAGTTTATGCTTGATCTCGAATCAAGCCGATGGAGCTCAATTGCTTTCAATACCAATATTAAAAaggaagattttgagaaaaggaTTACCGATAATCCATGGACTGCTGTACCATAA